One Pseudomonas sp. HOU2 genomic window carries:
- a CDS encoding GlxA family transcriptional regulator has protein sequence MASLRYGKQLGHGLTPAFETRLVSPDGKPVNSFSDVMMPVDGGLENADVIILPAFWDDFETLCGRYPQILPWLREQHARGAVLCGEATGVFWLAEAGLLNGKEATTYWRFFNAFAERFPKVYLNQDKHLTDADNLYCAGGTTSACDLYIYLIERFCGANVAQAVARDILYEVQRSYSPGRIGFGGQKLHQDVIILQIQHWLEEHFADKFRFEDVAREHGMSIRNFMRRFQTATGDKPLHYLQRLRIETAKGLLSGSRKSIKTISYEVGYDDASFFARLFRQHTELSPNQYRQQFQQAA, from the coding sequence CTGGCCAGCCTGCGTTACGGCAAACAACTGGGCCACGGCCTGACACCGGCGTTTGAAACCCGCCTGGTCAGCCCCGACGGCAAACCGGTGAACAGCTTCAGTGACGTGATGATGCCGGTGGACGGCGGCCTGGAAAACGCCGACGTCATCATCCTCCCGGCCTTCTGGGACGATTTCGAAACCCTGTGCGGCCGTTATCCACAGATCCTGCCGTGGCTGCGCGAGCAGCACGCACGCGGTGCCGTGCTCTGCGGCGAAGCCACCGGGGTGTTCTGGCTGGCCGAGGCCGGACTGCTCAATGGCAAGGAAGCGACCACCTACTGGCGCTTCTTCAATGCCTTCGCCGAGCGCTTCCCCAAGGTGTACCTCAATCAGGACAAGCACCTGACCGACGCCGACAACCTGTATTGCGCCGGCGGCACCACTTCAGCCTGCGACCTCTACATCTACCTGATCGAACGCTTCTGCGGCGCCAACGTGGCGCAAGCCGTGGCCCGCGACATTCTGTATGAAGTGCAGCGCAGTTATTCGCCGGGACGTATCGGGTTCGGTGGGCAGAAGCTGCACCAGGACGTGATCATCCTGCAGATCCAGCACTGGCTCGAAGAGCATTTCGCCGACAAGTTCCGCTTTGAAGACGTGGCCCGCGAGCACGGCATGAGCATCCGCAACTTCATGCGCCGCTTCCAGACCGCGACTGGCGACAAGCCGCTGCACTACCTGCAACGCCTGCGCATCGAGACCGCCAAGGGCTTGCTGTCCGGCAGTCGCAAAAGCATCAAGACCATCAGTTATGAGGTCGGCTACGACGATGCGAGCTTCTTTGCGCGGCTGTTCCGCCAGCACACCGAGCTGTCGCCGAACCAGTATCGGCAGCAGTTTCAGCAGGCTGCGTAG
- a CDS encoding DUF1043 family protein: MEHSLLVWLLPTLALVVGVAIGFLIARVAPNAAPSRTQRQLDDIQERFDSYQNEVVTHFNSTAMLVKKLTQSYQEVQDHLAEGANRLALDEQTRQRLIAALHADAAQAPRERLTPPRDQEPPRDYAPKAPNSPGMLDEHYGLKK, from the coding sequence GTGGAACACTCGCTCTTAGTTTGGTTGTTACCGACTCTTGCCCTGGTTGTGGGTGTCGCCATTGGATTCCTGATCGCTCGCGTCGCGCCGAACGCTGCGCCGAGCCGCACGCAGCGTCAACTGGATGATATCCAGGAGCGTTTCGACAGCTATCAAAACGAGGTGGTCACCCACTTCAACAGCACCGCGATGCTGGTCAAGAAGCTGACCCAAAGCTATCAGGAAGTGCAGGATCATCTCGCCGAGGGCGCTAACCGCCTGGCCCTGGACGAGCAGACCCGTCAACGCCTGATCGCCGCCTTGCACGCCGATGCCGCGCAGGCACCGCGCGAACGCCTGACGCCGCCGCGTGATCAGGAGCCGCCGCGTGACTACGCGCCGAAAGCCCCGAACTCGCCGGGCATGCTCGATGAGCATTATGGTTTGAAGAAGTAA
- the zapE gene encoding cell division protein ZapE — protein MTPLERYQADLKRPDFFHDAAQETAVRHLQRLYDDLIAAEQNKPGLLGKLFGKKDQAPVKGLYFWGGVGRGKTYLVDTFFEALPFKEKTRTHFHRFMKRVHEEMKTLGGEKNPLTIIAKRFAAESRVICFDEFFVSDITDAMILGTLMEELFKNGVTLVATSNIVPDGLYKDGLQRARFLPAIALIKQNTEIVNVDSGVDYRLRHLEQAELFHYPLDEAAHESLRKSFKALTPECTAAVENDVLIIENREIRALRTCDDVAWFDFRELCDGPRSQNDYIELGKIFHAVLLSGVEQMSVTTDDIARRFINMVDEFYDRNVKLIISAEVELKDLYTGGRLTFEFQRTLSRLLEMQSHEFLSRAHKP, from the coding sequence ATGACGCCCCTAGAACGATACCAAGCTGATCTGAAACGCCCGGACTTCTTCCATGACGCCGCGCAGGAAACTGCCGTGCGTCATCTGCAGCGCCTGTACGACGATCTGATCGCGGCCGAGCAGAACAAGCCGGGTTTGCTGGGCAAGCTGTTTGGCAAGAAGGATCAGGCGCCGGTCAAGGGCCTGTATTTCTGGGGCGGCGTGGGTCGCGGCAAGACTTACCTGGTCGACACCTTCTTCGAAGCGCTGCCGTTCAAGGAAAAGACCCGCACTCACTTCCACCGTTTCATGAAGCGTGTGCACGAAGAGATGAAAACCCTCGGCGGCGAGAAAAACCCGCTGACCATCATCGCCAAGCGCTTTGCGGCCGAGTCGCGGGTGATCTGCTTCGATGAATTCTTCGTCTCGGATATCACCGACGCGATGATCCTCGGCACGCTGATGGAAGAGCTGTTCAAGAACGGCGTGACCCTGGTCGCGACCTCGAACATCGTTCCGGACGGCCTGTACAAGGACGGCCTGCAACGTGCGCGCTTCCTGCCGGCCATTGCGCTGATCAAGCAGAACACCGAAATCGTCAACGTCGACAGCGGTGTCGACTACCGTCTGCGCCACCTCGAACAAGCGGAACTGTTTCACTATCCGCTGGACGAAGCCGCGCACGAAAGCCTGCGCAAGAGCTTCAAGGCCCTCACACCGGAATGCACCGCAGCGGTCGAGAATGACGTGCTGATCATCGAAAACCGCGAAATCCGTGCGCTGCGCACTTGCGACGACGTGGCCTGGTTCGACTTCCGCGAACTGTGCGACGGCCCGCGCAGCCAGAACGATTACATCGAGCTGGGCAAGATCTTCCACGCCGTGCTGCTCAGCGGCGTCGAGCAGATGAGCGTCACCACCGACGACATCGCCCGGCGTTTCATCAACATGGTCGACGAGTTCTACGACCGTAACGTCAAGCTGATCATTTCTGCCGAAGTCGAGCTGAAAGACCTGTACACCGGCGGACGCCTGACGTTCGAATTCCAGCGTACGCTCAGCCGTCTGCTGGAGATGCAATCCCACGAATTCCTGTCGCGGGCGCACAAGCCTTAA
- a CDS encoding NADP(H)-dependent aldo-keto reductase: MDYRQLGRTDLNVSAICLGTMTWGEQNTEAEAFAQIERAKEAGINFIDTAEMYPVPPKAETYATTERYIGNYFKSRGDRADWILASKIAGPGNTIDYIRDKNLRHNRQHITAAVDASLERLQTDYIDLYQLHWPERSTNFFGQLGYKHKIEANLTPLEDTLEALDEQVKAGKIRHIGLSNETPWGTMRFLALAEARGWPRAVSIQNPYNLLNRSFEIGLAEIAIREQCGLLAYSPLAFGFLSGKYEGGARPPKGRLSLYSRFSRYFNAQSEAACSRYVALAREHGLDPAQMALAFVTQQPFVTSNIIGATTLEQLDSNIASFDLKLSDEVLAGIEAIHKDHPNPAP, from the coding sequence ATGGACTATCGCCAGCTAGGCCGTACCGACCTGAACGTGAGTGCAATCTGCCTCGGCACCATGACCTGGGGCGAGCAAAACACTGAAGCTGAAGCCTTCGCCCAGATCGAGCGGGCCAAAGAGGCCGGGATCAATTTCATCGACACCGCCGAGATGTACCCGGTGCCGCCGAAAGCCGAAACCTACGCCACCACCGAGCGCTACATCGGCAATTATTTCAAAAGCCGTGGTGATCGTGCCGACTGGATCCTCGCCAGCAAGATCGCCGGCCCCGGCAACACCATCGACTACATCCGCGACAAAAACCTGCGCCATAACCGCCAGCACATCACCGCCGCGGTGGATGCCAGTCTCGAGCGCCTGCAGACCGATTACATCGACCTGTATCAATTGCACTGGCCGGAACGCAGCACCAACTTCTTCGGCCAACTGGGCTACAAACACAAGATCGAAGCCAACCTGACGCCGCTCGAAGACACCCTCGAAGCGCTCGACGAGCAAGTGAAGGCCGGCAAGATACGCCACATCGGTCTGTCCAACGAGACGCCATGGGGCACCATGCGTTTCCTCGCTCTGGCCGAAGCCCGTGGCTGGCCGCGTGCGGTGTCGATCCAGAACCCGTACAACCTGCTCAACCGCAGCTTTGAAATCGGCCTGGCGGAAATCGCCATCCGCGAACAATGCGGCCTGCTCGCCTATTCGCCGCTGGCGTTCGGTTTCCTGTCCGGCAAGTACGAAGGTGGCGCTCGCCCACCGAAAGGTCGCCTGAGCCTCTACAGCCGCTTCAGCCGCTATTTCAACGCGCAATCGGAAGCCGCCTGCAGCCGTTACGTGGCGCTGGCCCGAGAACACGGTCTGGACCCGGCGCAAATGGCTTTGGCGTTCGTCACCCAGCAACCGTTCGTCACCAGCAACATCATTGGTGCGACGACACTTGAGCAACTGGACAGCAACATTGCCAGTTTTGATCTGAAACTTTCCGATGAAGTGCTGGCGGGGATCGAGGCGATTCACAAGGATCATCCGAACCCGGCGCCATAA
- a CDS encoding alpha/beta fold hydrolase, which produces MRETPVVIDGPVGQIEALYLDNEQPIGIALICHPNPVQGGTMLNKVVSTLQRTARDAGLITLRFNYRGVGVSEGSHDMGSGEVDDAQAAAAWLREKHPDLPLTLFGFSFGGFVAASLGGRLEAEGVQLKHLFMVAPAVMRLGDQDQLPQHGELTVIQPETDEVIDPQLVYDWSEQLQRPHELLKVAECGHFFHGKLTDLKDLILPRLSN; this is translated from the coding sequence ATGCGTGAAACCCCTGTAGTGATTGATGGCCCCGTCGGCCAAATCGAGGCGCTGTACCTCGATAACGAGCAGCCAATCGGCATCGCGCTGATCTGCCATCCGAACCCGGTGCAGGGCGGCACCATGCTCAACAAGGTCGTCTCGACCCTGCAGCGTACCGCGCGCGACGCCGGCCTGATTACCTTGCGCTTCAACTATCGCGGCGTCGGTGTCAGCGAAGGCTCTCACGACATGGGCAGCGGTGAAGTCGACGATGCTCAGGCCGCCGCCGCATGGCTGCGGGAAAAACACCCGGACCTGCCGCTGACCCTGTTCGGTTTCTCCTTCGGCGGATTTGTTGCAGCAAGTCTCGGCGGTCGTCTCGAAGCGGAAGGCGTGCAGCTCAAGCACCTGTTCATGGTCGCGCCGGCGGTGATGCGTCTGGGTGACCAGGATCAACTGCCACAGCACGGCGAGCTGACCGTGATCCAGCCGGAAACCGACGAAGTGATTGATCCGCAGTTGGTCTACGACTGGTCGGAACAACTCCAGCGCCCCCATGAGCTGCTGAAAGTGGCAGAATGCGGACACTTTTTTCATGGCAAGCTGACCGATCTCAAGGATCTGATCCTGCCGCGTCTCTCGAATTGA
- a CDS encoding OmpA family protein has product MFTTPRLIIVATAVAMLAGCASPNPYDNQGQADGGGVSKTAKYGGLGALAGALAGAAIDHNNRGKGALIGAAVVGASAAGYGYYADQQEKKLRASMANTGVEVQRQGDQIKLIMPGNITFATDSANIAPSFYQPLNNLANSLKEFNQNQIEIVGYTDSTGSRQHNMDLSQRRAQSVATYLTSQGVSGANLSARGAGPDNPIASNGDVNGRAQNRRVEVNLKAIPGQQYGGQQQQPGTVQQYP; this is encoded by the coding sequence ATGTTCACCACGCCTCGTTTGATTATTGTTGCTACTGCTGTAGCCATGTTGGCCGGCTGCGCCTCGCCCAACCCGTATGACAACCAGGGCCAGGCCGACGGCGGCGGTGTGAGCAAGACCGCCAAGTACGGTGGCCTCGGCGCTCTGGCCGGTGCTTTGGCGGGTGCCGCCATCGACCACAACAACCGTGGCAAGGGCGCCCTGATCGGCGCGGCGGTGGTCGGTGCATCAGCCGCCGGTTACGGTTACTACGCCGACCAGCAAGAGAAAAAGCTGCGCGCCAGCATGGCCAACACCGGGGTTGAAGTGCAGCGCCAGGGCGATCAGATCAAGCTGATCATGCCGGGCAACATCACCTTCGCAACAGATTCGGCGAACATCGCCCCAAGCTTCTATCAGCCGCTGAACAACCTGGCGAACTCGCTGAAAGAGTTCAACCAGAACCAGATCGAAATCGTTGGCTACACCGACAGCACCGGCAGCCGCCAGCACAACATGGACCTGTCCCAGCGTCGTGCGCAGAGCGTGGCCACCTACCTGACCTCGCAAGGTGTCAGCGGTGCCAACCTGTCGGCCCGTGGCGCCGGCCCGGATAACCCGATTGCCAGCAACGGTGACGTCAATGGCCGTGCGCAGAACCGCCGTGTTGAAGTCAACCTGAAGGCGATTCCGGGCCAGCAGTATGGTGGTCAGCAGCAACAGCCGGGTACGGTTCAGCAGTATCCGTAA
- a CDS encoding MBL fold metallo-hydrolase yields MTAFSSTLIRETFPVGPLQCNCTIIGDPLTKKAIVVDPGGNPDLIMARLDAHGLKVVSIIHTHAHLDHFLASGQMKEKTGATLHLHKEDQFLWDNLEMQCQMFGVPYTPVPSPDRWLSDDEELACGCGVALHTPGHTPGSMSFWFSEAKLLIAGDTLFRRGVGRTDLWGGDQATIVRSIKQRLYTLDEDAIVVAGHGPDTRLGDEMRENPFVRA; encoded by the coding sequence ATGACTGCTTTCAGCTCTACGCTCATCCGCGAAACTTTCCCCGTCGGCCCGCTCCAGTGCAACTGCACGATCATCGGCGACCCGCTCACTAAAAAAGCCATCGTCGTCGACCCGGGCGGCAATCCTGACCTGATCATGGCGCGCCTCGATGCTCACGGCCTGAAAGTGGTCAGCATCATCCACACCCACGCGCATCTCGATCACTTCCTCGCCTCCGGGCAGATGAAAGAGAAAACCGGCGCGACCCTGCACCTGCACAAGGAAGACCAGTTCCTGTGGGACAACCTCGAGATGCAATGCCAGATGTTCGGCGTGCCTTACACCCCGGTACCGTCGCCGGATCGCTGGTTGAGCGACGATGAAGAACTGGCTTGCGGCTGCGGCGTGGCGCTGCATACGCCGGGACATACACCCGGTTCCATGAGCTTTTGGTTTTCCGAGGCTAAGCTGTTGATTGCCGGCGACACGTTGTTTCGTCGCGGCGTAGGGCGCACGGATTTGTGGGGCGGCGATCAGGCGACCATCGTGCGATCGATCAAGCAGCGGCTGTACACGCTCGACGAAGACGCAATCGTGGTTGCCGGGCATGGTCCGGACACGCGTCTTGGGGATGAAATGCGCGAAAACCCGTTCGTGCGCGCCTAA
- a CDS encoding tryptophan--tRNA ligase, with translation MTNRTRILTGITTTGTPHLGNYAGAIRPAILASRDSNADSFYFLADYHALIKCDDPLRIQRSRLEIAATWLAGGLDVERVTFYRQSDIPEIPELTWLLTCVAAKGLLNRAHAYKASVDKNVESGEDPDAGITMGLYSYPVLMAADILMFNAHKVPVGRDQIQHVEMARDIGQRFNHLFGQGKEFFTMPEALIEESVATLPGLDGRKMSKSYDNTIPLFTSAKEMKDAISRIVTDSKAPGEAKDPDNSHLFTLFQAFATPAQADEFRSELLGGLGWGEAKNRLFQLLDNELGESRERYHQLIERPADLEDILQHGAKKARAVATPFLNELREAVGLRSFVNQVQVAATTKKKAAKAARFVSFREDDGSFRFRLLAADGEQLLLSRNFADGKTAGQVTKQLQSGQALDIRNEDLSFSVWLEGECVGDSPAFADAAARDAAIEALRVALTPVQD, from the coding sequence ATGACGAACCGTACCCGTATCCTCACCGGCATCACCACCACCGGCACGCCGCACCTGGGCAACTACGCCGGCGCCATTCGCCCGGCGATCCTCGCCAGCCGCGACAGCAATGCCGATTCGTTCTACTTCCTGGCCGACTACCACGCCCTGATCAAATGCGATGACCCGCTGCGCATCCAGCGCTCGCGTCTGGAAATCGCCGCGACCTGGCTGGCCGGTGGCCTCGATGTCGAACGTGTGACCTTCTATCGCCAGTCCGACATCCCGGAAATCCCTGAGCTGACCTGGCTGCTGACCTGCGTCGCCGCCAAGGGCCTGCTCAACCGTGCGCATGCCTACAAGGCCTCGGTGGACAAAAACGTCGAGAGCGGTGAAGACCCGGATGCCGGGATCACCATGGGTCTCTACAGCTACCCGGTGCTGATGGCGGCAGACATCCTGATGTTCAACGCGCACAAGGTGCCGGTCGGCCGCGACCAGATCCAGCACGTGGAAATGGCCCGCGACATCGGTCAGCGCTTCAACCACCTGTTCGGCCAGGGCAAAGAGTTCTTCACCATGCCCGAAGCGCTGATCGAGGAAAGCGTGGCGACGTTGCCGGGCCTCGACGGGCGCAAGATGTCGAAGAGCTACGACAACACCATCCCGCTGTTCACCAGTGCCAAAGAGATGAAGGACGCGATCTCGCGGATCGTCACCGACTCCAAGGCGCCGGGTGAGGCGAAAGATCCGGACAACTCGCACCTGTTCACTCTGTTCCAGGCGTTCGCCACGCCGGCACAGGCTGACGAATTCCGCAGCGAACTGCTCGGCGGTCTGGGCTGGGGCGAGGCGAAGAATCGTCTGTTCCAGTTGCTCGACAACGAACTGGGCGAGTCCCGCGAGCGTTATCACCAGTTGATCGAGCGCCCGGCGGATCTGGAAGACATCCTGCAGCACGGCGCGAAAAAGGCCCGTGCGGTGGCGACGCCGTTCCTCAATGAACTGCGTGAAGCGGTCGGCCTGCGTTCGTTCGTCAATCAGGTGCAAGTGGCGGCGACCACCAAGAAGAAAGCCGCGAAAGCTGCACGCTTCGTCAGCTTCCGTGAAGACGACGGCAGCTTCCGCTTCCGTCTGCTGGCGGCCGATGGCGAGCAACTGCTGCTGTCGCGCAACTTTGCCGACGGCAAAACCGCCGGCCAGGTGACCAAGCAACTGCAATCCGGTCAGGCGCTGGACATTCGCAACGAAGACCTGAGCTTCAGCGTGTGGCTGGAAGGCGAGTGCGTTGGCGACAGCCCGGCGTTCGCTGATGCGGCGGCGCGGGACGCGGCCATCGAGGCTTTGCGCGTTGCGCTGACCCCGGTTCAGGACTAA
- a CDS encoding acyl-CoA dehydrogenase family protein: protein MIPRTLFSSEHELFRDSVRTFLEKEAVPFHAQWEKQGHIDRKLWNKAGEAGMLCSHLPEEYGGLGADFLYSAVVIEEVGRLGLTGIGFSLHSDIVAPYILHYGSEALKHKYLPKLVSGEMVSAIAMTEPGAGSDLQGVKTTAVLDGDEYVINGSKTFITNGFLADLVIVVAKTDPKAGAKGTSLFVVEANTPGFEKGKRLEKVGMKAQDTSELFFQDVRVPKENLLGQAGAGFAYLMQELPQERLTVAIGGLASAEAALKWTLDYTRDRKAFGKAIADFQNTRFKLAEMATEIQIGRVFVDKCLELHLQGKLDVPTAAMAKYWGTDLQCKVLDECVQLHGGYGFMWEYPVARAWADARVQRIYAGTNEIMKEIIARSL, encoded by the coding sequence ATGATCCCCAGAACCTTGTTCAGCTCCGAGCACGAATTGTTCCGCGACAGCGTACGAACCTTCCTCGAAAAAGAGGCCGTGCCGTTCCATGCGCAATGGGAGAAACAAGGCCACATCGACCGCAAGCTGTGGAACAAGGCAGGGGAGGCGGGGATGCTTTGCTCGCACCTGCCGGAAGAATACGGCGGCCTGGGCGCGGACTTTCTGTACAGCGCCGTGGTGATCGAAGAAGTCGGTCGCCTGGGGCTGACCGGTATCGGTTTCTCGCTGCATTCGGACATCGTCGCGCCGTACATCCTGCATTACGGCAGCGAGGCGCTGAAGCACAAATACCTGCCGAAACTGGTCTCTGGCGAGATGGTCAGCGCGATTGCCATGACCGAGCCGGGTGCCGGCTCCGACCTGCAAGGGGTCAAGACCACCGCAGTGCTGGACGGCGACGAGTACGTGATCAACGGCTCCAAGACTTTCATCACCAACGGCTTCCTCGCTGATTTGGTGATCGTGGTCGCCAAGACCGACCCGAAGGCCGGCGCCAAGGGCACCAGCCTGTTTGTGGTGGAAGCGAATACGCCGGGTTTCGAGAAGGGCAAACGCCTGGAGAAGGTCGGAATGAAGGCCCAGGACACGTCGGAATTATTCTTCCAGGACGTGCGCGTTCCCAAGGAAAACCTGCTGGGTCAGGCCGGGGCAGGGTTTGCCTACCTGATGCAGGAATTGCCGCAGGAACGTCTCACGGTGGCGATTGGTGGTCTGGCCTCAGCCGAAGCTGCGCTGAAGTGGACGCTGGATTACACCCGTGATCGCAAGGCGTTCGGCAAGGCGATTGCCGACTTCCAGAACACCCGTTTCAAACTGGCGGAAATGGCCACGGAAATTCAGATCGGCCGGGTCTTTGTCGACAAGTGCCTGGAACTGCATCTGCAGGGCAAACTCGATGTGCCGACGGCGGCGATGGCCAAATACTGGGGCACTGACCTGCAATGCAAAGTGCTCGACGAGTGCGTGCAGTTGCATGGTGGCTACGGTTTCATGTGGGAATACCCGGTGGCCCGGGCGTGGGCGGATGCGCGGGTGCAGCGGATCTATGCCGGCACCAATGAAATCATGAAGGAGATCATTGCGCGGTCGCTTTGA